One Deltaproteobacteria bacterium PRO3 genomic window carries:
- a CDS encoding MerR family transcriptional regulator, with translation METRYPMKWVVKRTGLSPHVIRVWERRYGALTPDRSPTNRRMYSEAEVARLERLARLTDFGHSISQIAQLPDADLAALAANLPPTMSATKPQAATEKPPSSREDPLPYLEGCLEKIEGLDGKGLEDLLDRASLAFSQQVLLEEIVSPLLEAVGERWQRGDFRIAQEHLASSVMRSFVGGLKPAYPEAGAGASVVVATPAGQIHELGALLAAKMAAIEGWKVIYLGANLPAEEIAAAVRNAGARLLALSIVFPAEETELAAELQRLSRLLPKDTAWVCGGRAAERFREAVETGRGRVIGDLGLFRKYLREKL, from the coding sequence GTGGAAACTCGGTATCCGATGAAATGGGTGGTCAAGCGAACGGGCCTAAGCCCGCACGTGATTCGGGTTTGGGAGCGTCGCTACGGGGCCCTGACCCCCGACCGCAGCCCGACCAATCGGAGGATGTACAGCGAGGCGGAGGTCGCTCGGCTCGAGCGGCTCGCCCGTCTCACCGACTTCGGGCACAGCATCAGCCAGATCGCCCAACTGCCGGATGCCGATCTTGCGGCCCTGGCGGCAAACCTGCCCCCGACGATGTCGGCCACCAAACCCCAAGCCGCGACCGAAAAGCCCCCCTCCTCCCGAGAAGACCCGCTCCCCTATCTCGAAGGCTGTCTGGAAAAGATCGAAGGATTGGACGGCAAGGGGTTGGAAGACCTGCTCGACCGCGCCTCACTGGCCTTCAGCCAACAGGTCCTGCTCGAGGAGATCGTCTCGCCCCTGCTCGAGGCGGTCGGCGAGCGCTGGCAGCGCGGCGATTTCCGCATCGCGCAGGAGCACCTCGCCTCCTCGGTGATGCGAAGCTTCGTCGGCGGTCTCAAACCGGCCTATCCCGAGGCCGGAGCCGGAGCCAGCGTGGTCGTCGCAACGCCGGCCGGCCAGATCCACGAGCTGGGTGCCTTGCTCGCCGCCAAGATGGCGGCCATCGAGGGATGGAAGGTGATCTACCTCGGCGCGAATCTCCCCGCCGAAGAGATCGCGGCCGCGGTCCGCAATGCCGGGGCGCGGCTGTTGGCGCTCAGCATCGTCTTTCCCGCGGAAGAGACCGAACTCGCAGCCGAACTGCAAAGGCTGTCGCGTCTCTTGCCGAAAGATACGGCTTGGGTATGCGGGGGACGCGCCGCGGAGCGTTTTCGCGAGGCGGTCGAGACGGGAAGAGGACGGGTGATCGGCGATCTCGGCCTGTTTCGGAAATACTTGCGAGAAAAGCTCTAA
- a CDS encoding fasciclin domain-containing protein — protein MKIPKLLIFSAFALSLAALPTPRAAWAGDAKPAASAGPADIVDTAVAAGNFKTLATALQAAGLIETLKGPGPFTVFAPTDEAFAKLPAGALEGLLKDKAKLSAVLTYHVVPGMVTASEVVKLKEAKTVNGQAAKITVQGSEVMVDGAKVVKTDIKTKNGVIHVIDAVILPKS, from the coding sequence ATGAAGATCCCGAAATTACTCATATTTTCTGCTTTTGCCCTAAGTCTGGCCGCCCTTCCCACCCCTCGAGCGGCCTGGGCCGGAGACGCGAAACCCGCGGCCTCCGCCGGCCCCGCCGACATCGTGGACACCGCGGTGGCGGCGGGCAATTTCAAGACCCTGGCCACCGCCCTGCAGGCCGCGGGCCTGATCGAAACCCTCAAGGGACCTGGCCCCTTCACCGTCTTTGCGCCGACCGATGAGGCCTTCGCAAAGCTGCCGGCGGGGGCCCTCGAGGGCCTGCTCAAGGACAAGGCGAAGCTGAGCGCCGTCCTGACCTATCATGTGGTTCCGGGTATGGTGACGGCCTCCGAGGTCGTCAAATTGAAAGAGGCCAAGACGGTCAACGGCCAGGCCGCCAAGATCACCGTCCAGGGCAGCGAGGTGATGGTGGATGGAGCCAAGGTGGTCAAGACCGACATCAAGACCAAGAACGGCGTGATCCATGTGATTGACGCGGTGATTTTGCCCAAGTCCTGA